In the genome of Streptomyces lydicus, the window CGTTGTTGCCTTCGTGGGCGCCGCTTCAGCGCCCACAGCGGTCATGGCGCCCATTGTGCCGGTGAGCGCCGCGGCCAGAAGCGAGGCGCCGATCACGTGCGGAAGCCGTTTCCGGAGATTCGTCATGATGCTTCCCCTTGTCTTGAGGAGCTGGCATATCTGTTGCAGCGTGAGAGGTCGCCCATGACCGGGGCGTGGAACCGGCGTGACTCCCGCGTGACGCCGCCAGAACAAGCCGCGGGAATCCGGGCTTCCCGCCCAACGGAACCGTCTCGGGCGAGCTGCAGGATCCTTGGTCTCGGCTCGCCACTCGGCCGTACCGTGGCCGGGCACCGCCCGAAGCCGTGGATGACGGTGGCCGTCGTGGCGCGGCATCCGGGCCGCTGAGCTGCAGCATCCGGCTGCTGCGATAGCGGGCTGTGCCGGCGATGTTGCCGTGGGTTTTCACGCGGGCGACATCCGATGTCCGATGTCCGACTCCGGCATCCGATCCGCCGTCCGCCGTCCGCCGTCCGCCGTCCGCCGTCCGCCGTCCGCCGTCCGCCGCCCGCCGCCCGCCGCCGGCCGTCCGACGGCTGCCGCCCCGGCCCGTCATACGGCCGGCGTGCGGAGCAGGTCGGCAATTGCCTCCAGTACGGACTCCGGCTGCTCCTCGTGGAGCCAGCCGTGCCCGGCATCGCCGAGGATGCGGTGCTCACCGCGGGGGACGGATGCGGCGAGGTGCTTGTGCAGGGCGGCCTTGACGCCGTTGTTCTCACGCAGCGCTTCCTCGGACCACAGCTGGGCCTGGGTGGCGTCGTACCCCAGGGCGGTGAGCACGATCAGCGGTACGTCGGGGAGACCGGGTGCGTGCCGGAGTTCGTGTGCGACGTCGTCGTAGACGTTCCGGGCCTCGTGATACCCGGTCTTCCATGCGGCGAGGTGGTGCTCGATAAGCGCCTGACGGACGGGGGCAGGCCATTTCGCGAAGAACGGTGTTGCCCAGTCGCGGGCCTGCTGGAGCTGCTCGTGCGTCGCCTCGGGCAGGTCCTGGTGCTGCATCCGCTCCAGCTTCGCCCGTACCTCCAGGGAGGCACGGGCGAGGAGGTCTTCGTGGAAGGGGTCCAACAGGAGCAGGCCCGCCACCTCGTCGGGGAAGCGCTGCGTGTAGTGGCGGGCGTAGGCCCCTCCCAGGGAGTGGCCGACCAGCACGTAGGGGGTGGGGGCGGGTGCGTGGTTCCGTTGAACGCCGTTACCGTCTCCACCGCGCCCGAGCAGTGATCGACGCCGACGCGGCCGCGTCCATGTCGTTGGAGGACTACCGTCGGGGTTTCGCGGTGGCCATGGCCACGCTGCTGGCCGAGTTCAACGCCTACCTCGAGCGGGACGGC includes:
- a CDS encoding alpha/beta fold hydrolase, with amino-acid sequence MLGRGGDGNGVQRNHAPAPTPYVLVGHSLGGAYARHYTQRFPDEVAGLLLLDPFHEDLLARASLEVRAKLERMQHQDLPEATHEQLQQARDWATPFFAKWPAPVRQALIEHHLAAWKTGYHEARNVYDDVAHELRHAPGLPDVPLIVLTALGYDATQAQLWSEEALRENNGVKAALHKHLAASVPRGEHRILGDAGHGWLHEEQPESVLEAIADLLRTPAV